DNA from Onychomys torridus chromosome 1, mOncTor1.1, whole genome shotgun sequence:
agTTCAGCAGCCAgtagtactcttaacctctgagcatctttccagccctggatTTTGATATTTAAAGTCAAGAAATACTGCCTACTAATTTGCCATAGgcatataaaattatatagtaTTTTTACCCCTCACAGAATTCTAATTGGTCATTTAGACTTGGTGAGACCccattcaaaattaaaatgttccTTATTCCTTACTAAAGTATTTGGTAAAATTTCCCAGACAAACTAGTAGAGTCTATAAAAACAGTGGGAGTTTATACTCCCGTTTTTCCTTCCCTAGATCTTCCCTGAAGTGAAAACTTGCCCTCACTCTGCCAGCCTTCCAATTGTTCTCTTTTGttatttgaaatagggtctcattgCATAGTCTGGACTGGTCTGCAGCCAGGTCTCCCTCAACCTTCCCCAGTTCCagtttgttttattcttccaGTGTTTCTTCCTTGGGAAACATTGGTTCTCAGCCTGGCTCACTGAAAGCCAGTGATCCTCATCATTCTCCATTGCTAGTGCGCACTGAGTCATTCAGTGAACACACTTGGTCtggatctggcctgtccagatacTGTAGGGTAGTCTCTGCCACGAGCTGTTCTTCATGAGCCGTTGGTTGTAGCCTGGTGTTTGTGATCTCTCCAGGCAAGGTTGCTAGATCTTCCCAACTTAGCTTGCTTCTTTCAACACATTGCCCATACCGAGGTATGCCAAAGTCACTTATTTGTAtaccttttattttatgagttattCCATTGTTCTTTTCTAACTAGCATTAATTGCCCTGATTAATCATGCCAGATGTGTACTAATAATTTTAGACTTCTACCCTGATATGGTGGTAACATCTGTAACTACACTCTTGGGAGTTAAGACAAGAGAATtaccatgaattcaaggccagcttgaactacagCTACCCTCTCTCAAAAATTCTGTAATAATTACCTTTGCCATTTATATCTCTTTTTCTGTAGGGATTATTGggcttttctttcaaaaatttttatttaattttatgtgtatatgtatgtgactgaatgtatgtatgtacattatgTGATTGCAGTGTCCAGAAGCCAGGAAGCATATGATtccctagaagtggagttactgatggttgtgggtcactatgtgggtgccaggaactgaccctaagtcatctgcaagagcagtaagtgctcttaattattgagccatctctccaggctctatTTATTGGCTTTACTTATGCATTGTTAAATGactttaataatttataatttattatttatttattatataagggttttgtttgtttgtttgttttcttttttttttttccccgagacagggtttctctgtgtagttttggtgtctgtcctagatcttgctctgtagaccaggctggccttgaatttacagagatccgcctgcctctgcctctgagtgctgggatcaaaggcgtgtgccaacacctcccagctgagaaaaaaaaaaaaaattaaagcaagttCTCATATAGCTTTCAGTCTGACCCCAGACATAATtgttgctggccttgaactcttgatcctcctgcctctacctcccagagtgctaggattgcaggtgtgtgccaccatatgtCTTTGTTTGGTTACTTTTTGAGATGGAGCCCAGCCTACCCTTCTTAGtccttcagcctcagcctcccaggagcACCACCGCCCTGTGACCAGCTCTGACCTTTAGCAGAGGTGTTTTATGTCTGACCGTCCTCAGCAGACCCTGAGTGTTCTGATTGGAGGACATTGCACATCCAGATCTAAAACTTCCCTGAAGACCCTGTCCTTTTCTGGTGGAGGACACTGAGCTCCAGCATGTCATCCACTATCAACCACTGCTCCGCCTTCCAGGGCCAATCTGTTCTACCTTTCTTCAGCTTTCTTCCTCCTAGGCATTGGAAGGCAGGAGGAAACTGGAGGGAGCTTCTGGAAAAGAGCCTGAAGGCATCTCCTCATTGTATGCCGCCCTGCACAATAGTTCACCTGGTGTCGGGTGCCCTGTCTGCCCATTGTTTATGGATTCCAACACCTAGTCCACACCATAAGACATAtatctggccaggcggtggtggcacacgcctttaaccccagcactcgggaggcagaggcaggcggatctctgtgagttcgaggccagcctggtctacagagtgagatcttggacagcctccaaagctacacagagaaaccctgtcttgaaaaaaacaaaacaaaacaaacaaataaacaaaaaaccaaacaaccttAATCTCATTCCAGTGGGACAGTCTGCCGACCCTTGTTTAAATAATTGGTATTTGTATGCTTTGTTGAGGATTTGGGGTGCTGGTGGTTGTGATGTGAGAAAGCAAACTTGCAAGCCTGTTGATATCAACAACGGGTAAGAGACACCCTTTCGTCCTGCCTCTGCATAATTTGCTAGTAATCTCTTCATCTTAaactgttctctttttcttttcaatcatAGCTCCAATATAAACTGTTATATTGTATATTGTTATCATAATGTGAtaatagttttttatttgttttttttaagccaaCAAGTAATTTTCTTTGCTGTTGTGTAGATTATTGACCATGTTTTTGTTGACTATATAATAGTCAAATATTTAATCATTCCCCATTCTTAGGTGTTTAGTCTAGGCCTTGAGTCTTCTATGTAAGAAAGGAttgactggggttggggatgtagctcagtggtagagcacttgtagcaaactcaaggccctgggttcgggcctcagctctgaaaaaagaaagaaagaaaggattgaccttgaacttatgatcctccggCTTCCacctctgaagtgctaggattataagtgttCTCCACCCAGCTGGTTCACACCCCCACACTTTATTTAGTGCTGGAATTAGACTGACAGAGTCCTTCTGTGGATGCTAGCACCCAGATGGAGGGGTCCATCCCCTCAGCCTTAAAATTAACTCTAAGACTACAGACATCTCTTTTCTTGCATgaaactttctatttttatttcattgtctgtctttcttaagaaggctggagagatggctcagcgatctcttgttcttgttcttgcagaggatcccagTTGACTACTAGCACTCCTAACCTTCCACAGTGGGATCCTATATCCCCCGTCTTACTTACACAGGCACTGGGCTCACACATTGTGCACAGATGTACGTGTGAGCAAAATACACAAGCATTAAAAAGTgttaaaaagagattttaataGAAGAAGCAGGAGCAGCTGGGCGTAGTGGCGAatacctttgattccagcatttaggaggcagaggcagatggatctctgggagttagaggaaagcctgatctacagagtgagttccaggacagccagggttatatagaggaactctgtctcaaacatcagaagaaggagaagaaagaatggagagaggagggggcagCGTATATGAAtatgagtacacacacatgctgcaaAGATCCTCAGACTCTGGGCAGTGGGCGCAGAGGACTCTAGGTACCATTTGTTCTTGATATTCATGTGTGTGAAGTGTGGGAGCCACCTCGGGTGAACATACCAATGAGATATAGGTAGTGAGGGTAGAGGTGATGGGCTCAATTGGATAGGAGGGTATCTGTCCTCTCTTCTGGTCACGTGGTCATGGGGCCAGCCAGAAATGTCCAAGTATTGAGGGTTAAGACTTCACAGGCAAGCTTGTGACTCCATATAAGCTGCTCTTTTTAGCCTCCCCTACCTTTCAGCAGGCTAGAAACCTCTTAGGCTGAACTCAGGCACGTGACTTCCTACCATAAAAGGTGGGGTTCTGAGGGGCAGGCCAGTTGCATGTATGTGTTAGTGTGATGAATGTTCAGCACAGATGATGTAGGACGGCTCAGAGAAGCCCTGGTGGTCATTgattctcttctttgtttctcttacaGCTCTTGTCAGCATCCAGCCATGGGGGACATGAAAACCCCAGATTTTGATGACCTTCTGGCTGCCTTTGACATCCCAGATCCCACAAGTCTTGATGCCAAGGAGGCCATCCAGACACCCAGCGAGGAGAATGAGAGTCCTCTGAAGTCTTCAGGCATGTGTATGGATGAGAGTGTGTCCTTGTCTCACTCAGGATCAGCCCCAGATGTGCCAGCAGTGAGTGTCATTGTCAAGAACACCAGCCGCCAGGAGTCATTTGAAGCAGACAAAGACCACATTGCTCCCAGTCTCTTGCACAACGGATTCCGGGGTCCAGACCTGCCTCCAGACTCCCACCACTGTGGGAAGTTCGAGTCTGCTTTCATAAATGGAGACAGTATTAGGAGCTTTACCGGCAAGCTGGAGCCTTCCAAGTCAGAGCCATTACCCACCTTCAACCAGTTTAGCCCAATCTCTAGCCCAGAACCTGAGGATCCTGTCAAAGATAACGAGTTTGGGATAAAGTCCAAGCACTCTGATAGTTAtttcccacctcctcctgggTGTGGGGCTGTGGGGGGCCCAGTCTTGGAAGCTCTGGGTAAGTTCCCAGTCCCAGAGCTACACATGTTTGATCACTTCTGTAAGAAAGAGCCCAAACCAGAGCCTTTGCCTTTAGAGAGCCCCCAGGAGCAGGAGCGGGGTGGGCCGAAGGTGTCGGAGCCTCACAAAGATCTGGATTCCAGTCGGTTCTTTGGGGACTCTTTGGAATTCAATAGTCACTCTAGCAACAGTATTGGAGAGCCCAAGAAGCTTGCTCCAGAGCTTAGTGCTTGCTCCTCCGTCCCTCCTAGGCAGCGTCTGAAGCCAGCCCACTCCAAACTGTCCTCTTGTGTTGCAGCCTTGGTGGCCCTACAGGCCAAAAGGGTGGCCAGTGTCACCAAGGAGGATCAGCCTGGCCACACCAAGGATTCCTCAGGGCCCACTAAAGAGGGTTCTAAAGGCAGCCCCAAAATGCCCAAGTCACCAAAGAGTCCCCGGAGCCCTCTGGAGGCCActagaaaaagtaccaagccacccGACAGCCCTCGGAGTGTCTGCAGTGACTGTAGTGGCAAAGGGTCCCCGTCGGTGGCTGCCAGCTCCCCACCGGCGATTCCCAGAGTCAGAATCAAGACAATTAAGACGTCATCAGGGGAAATCAAACGGACTGTTACAAGGGTCTTGCCAGACCCTGATGATCCAACTAAGTCCCCCGTTGAGTCACCTGTAGGGAGCACCATTGCTGAGGCCCCAAGTGAGGTGCCAGGAAATGAGGGCACAGCCCTGCCTGTGGAAGACCACTTTTCTGAGGCAGGCATAAATTCAGGGAGCCCCCAGGGTGACAGAAAAGGGGACGAGAGCATGATAAAGGCCAGTGACTCGTCATCTCCCTGCCGCATCTCTGGGCCCCGGGTCCCAAAAGGAgctgccctgaactcacagacgAGCAAGAAGCAACAGAGCACAGCACTTCAGGCATCAACCCTGGCCCCTGCCAGTCTGTTGCCCAAAGCTGTGCACTTGGCCAACTTGAACCTGGTCCCCCACAGTGTTGCTGCATCTGTGACTGCCAAGTCCTCAGCACAGAGACGGAGCCAGCCTCAGGTCACACAAATGACAGTTCCCCTGGTCCACCAGGTGAAAAAGGCCGCCCCGCTAATCGTGGAGGTCTTCAACAAGGTCCTCCACAGCTCTAACCCTGTGCCCCTCTATGCGCCAAATCTCAGCCCACCTGTAGAGAGCAGAATCCACGTGCCGGCCAGTGGGTACTGCTGCCTGGAGTGTGGAGATGCGTTTGCCTTAGAGAAGAGCCTGGGCCAGCACTACGGCCGGCGGAGTGTGCACATTGAGGTGCTGTGCACGCTGTGCTCCAAGACGCTGCTCTTCTTCAATAAGTGCAGCCTGCTCCGGCACGCCCGGGACCACAAGAGCAAAGGACTGGTCATGCAGTGTTCTCAGCTGCTTGTGAAGCCCATCTCTGCCGACCAGATGTTTGTCACAGCTCCTGTGAACTCCACGACACCAGCAACCCCAGCCGCTTCTTCCTCCCCTAAACCCAACCCCACTTCAGGCAATGCCAGCCCTGCAATTCCAGCCTTGCCACTTTACCCAGACCCAGTGAGGCTCATCCGGTATGGAACCAAATGTCCCGAATGTCACAAGCAGATGCGAGACTATATGGTCCTAGCTGCACATTTCCAGAGAACAACAGAGGAAACCGAGGGGCTGGTAAGTAGACCATCACTGTGTTGGGAGTTGGGCCTCAGGCCCATACAAGTTCATGATGGGAACTGGAGAAAGCCCATTAATGTGAGTCTTAGAAGAGGACATCTGGCTTCATTGTTAGTGTCTCACCTGATTATATcgtgctttgtttttatttggaaagCTACCCTATCCTACCTGTGAGGAAAGCCTGAAAACCTAGCAAGTTTAGCTAGGGGTGGGGGTGTAtgtttataattccagcactaaggctaaggcaggaagatcagtttgaggtcagtctgggttatagcaagactctgtctcaacaaataaaaacaaaacagtgtcttcATGAACATGTCCCACGTTCCACTCCCACTTAGATGGCAGTTGTTTGGTCCAAATCAGGCCTCCTTAGGGCTTGGTGTGGGTGGTCTCTGGCCTCTAGCAGAAGGCAGCATGGTTTGGGCATGTGTCCAAAGAGCCTGGAGATGGGGATGGGTGAGTTCCTGCCTTATCTCTTAGTCTGTTTTCTAGAACTGTGTCCTTGAGTCATTCCGTCCCCAGTAGACAGCTGTTGAGCAGAGCCTCTTTGGAGACCAACGGAGGCAAGGCCGAGTTAAAGAAGGGAGTAGATGGGCACAAGGCCCCGTGCAGAGAAAGGGAGTTCAGCTTTTCTGCTTGTTGTGATTCCTGCTTAGAGTTGGTGAGGTGTGCAGTTTGTTTTGAAAGGCACTTGGTGCTGGACCCTTTAGTGCCCTGTCAAGAAGACAGCCTCAAGTTGTGTTTGTACATAGTTATAATCCCAACATGTTGGGCCGGAGGCAGGagggctatgtagtaagactttatctttaaaaaaagaaaggcctCCAGATcggactgtgtatgtgtgtctgtgtgtgtgtctttatgtgtctgtgtgtgtgtctatatgtacatGTGCAAACATATGCGTGCATGTAGATTACAAAGAACATAAGGTTTCTTCTTATTTCCTTGAGACCGGGTCTTTTTTAATTGGAAGCTCACCATTTTGCTTAGgttagctggccagcaagctcctagGACCTGCCTGTTTCTACCCCTCAGCACTGGGGTCCCAATCATGCACAGCCATGCACAGCATCTGTACATGGACGCTATCTAACTCAGGCCCTTCTGCTTGAACAGCAGGTAttcttacccatggagccatcccTTCCATCCTTAGGATTCCTCTCATGATAAACCTCTTCACTATGCTTCCGCTAGACAGGGTGTATTAGTAAAGACCATAAtcactggctggagagatggctcagtgattaagagcatttgttgctcttgtagaagacccaggtttgttACCTGGCACCTACATGTTGGCCCACAAACACCCATAACTTCAATTTCTGGGGATTTGATACACTCCTTTGACCTCTGGAGGCACCATGAATGcacattgtacacacacatatatgtacacgcaggcagaacactcatacttataaaaaagaaataaatgaatcttttttttaaaggccaggTGATAGTAGTAGGCAGTAGTCTGCACCCAAACCTCAGCTATGACTCATGGACTATTGAGATTAAAACAAGGTTAAGAACCTGGTTGTATAACTGACATCAGAGGGTCGAATTCATAGTGATGGCAGGCATAGGCGCAGTGTTATGTGCTTGTGTCAGTTAAATTGGGCCTTTAAGGTCCGGGAGAGGTGTCTGAAGGTGTTCTGGCTGTGGGGAACAGAGGTCAGAGTTAGGCAGAGATGGTAAGGTGTGGTTGGCCATGTGCTGGGTAGTGGCAGCAAGTTGAGCTTCTGCAGATGCAGGTGTCTGAAGTGGCTAGGGAGTGCCACAGGGTCACTGTCCTAGtcaatgttctgttgctgtgaagagacaccgtgaccacggcaacggcaacccccccccccccacagggtttctctgtgttgctttggagaCTTCCCTGGAAATcgatctgtagacaaggctggccttgaactcacagagatctgcctgcctctgcctcccagtgctgggattaaaggcgtgtgccactactgccccgCTATATAatccttaaaatttattttttctaacatTATATTATCTGTCCACCACCGCCCactggcaactcttttttttttttttttttttttaggactgaacccagggccttgcgcttgctaggcaagcactctaccactgagctaaatccaaaCCCCTCactggcaactcttataaaagaaagcatttaattgaggcttgtttatagtttcagaggtttagtccattgtcatcatggtaggagcatggtggcatgcaggtacacatggtgttggagaagtagctgagagttctatatccagatcagcaggtagcaggaagagagagagagccactgggcctggcctgggcttttgaaaaccccaaagcccacccccgtgacacacttccttcgATAAGGCAACATCTAcaccaagaaggccacacctcccagtccctctcaagtagtgccactccctgatgaccaagcattcaaatctgtgagcctatgagggccgTTCTtgctcaaaccaccacagtcactgTATAGCCTCTCATCTTCCTTCACCTTCTCTGTTCCATTTTCCTTGTGATAAGTCAGATGGAGTGTGGTCAGCATCCTCTCTAGGGGCTTTTGTGTTCTTGTTTGTCCTATCGTATTTAAGTTGGGCCAGGATTCTTATTTCTGAGTTTGGTCCTTGAAGGTCTTTGGCCATGAAGGTCTGGTGCCTAAGTCTATGATGTTTTCCACATTGCTTTTTCTAAAGTCTTGTGTAGGTAGAAATCAGGGCTGGCACCAATCTCATACTGTATTTTCCCTGTGTCACTCTGTTGTTGTGGGAACTACATAAAAGCACAATCCAAACATGTTTAAAGAGACTGCACTGGGAGGCTGTTGGGCTTCTCTTAGCTAGCCTAGGTTGAATCCTTCATAGTATCTCCCATTGCTAAATGTGGCTTCTACATAGGAAGATTTGAGATCAGGAGTTCACCTTGATGGCCACTGGGCTTGGGTTCCCATGGCAGTACCAGTATCAGGCCACATGCCAGGGGAATGGCTATTCAGATGAGGTGGGGTACAGCTCCTTACCAAAGCAGGAACAACATGCTtggatctctgtcttcctcctggaGGTCTGCACCTGAATCAAAGCTGCCTCCCTCTGTATTGACTaagggctgggggatgggcagAGCACTTTCCATCCTTTCCCTTGTGTTCTAAGCCTTTTAATTAGGACAGAATGTCAGCACAGAGGGCCTAGATCATCGTTGTTAttttcttctcatcctcctgTTTGTGTCTGCATAGCtgtgactgttctggaactcttaacatagaccaggctggccttgaatttagagattcacctgcctctgcctcctgagtgctgggattaaaggcgtgcaccaccatgcctggtagaGTGTATCTTCTTATTCTTAAGCTTTTATTTAACTAAGCTGTTGTTACACCTAGTAAAATTAATAACATTCTTTAATATTACCCAGCACAAACCTACAGTCAAGCTTTCCTGATTACATTAAAAAGTCTCACAatgagctttttatttttgttatttatctattttgaagCAATGTCTCATGTAGCTCTCTCAGGCTAGCCCCTAATTCACtctatagccaaggctggccctgaattcctaATCTTCCCgtttctaccttccaagtgctaggaatacagGTATATCCCGCCATTTCTAGCTTTTTAACAAACATCTGCGTTACCctaagtaacccaggctggccttgaacttaatgACTCTCCAGCCAAGTGCTAAGGTCACAGATGAGTGCCATCatgtttgctttatttgtttgctagcttgcttgtttggttttgtttgtttgtttgtactgaTAGTGTAGGACCTCAAGCATGCAAGGTCAGCTTTCTTTCTCTGAGCTGTATTCTACCTGggccacacacagcacatgttACACtggtctcttccttccttccttccttcctttccttccttccttccttccttccttccttccttccttccttccttccttccttccttccttccttgttgttttgattttggttttgttggaaTGGTATCACTCAGCATGTAACCAGTCTGATCTGGAATTTGTAGCAGTTCTTCTACCCCAGCCTCCCGGGTTCTGGGGTTCTGGGCACTAACTGCCTGGCTGTTGTCCGCTGGTGACGTGCATTTCCcgctccaccccacccctggcatttgctttctgttgttttttcctaGACTTGCCAGGTGTGCCAGATGCTGCTGCCAAACCAGTGTAGTTTCTGTGCACACCAGCGGATTCATGCACACAAGTCCCCCTACTGCTGCCCGGAGTGTGGTGTCCTCTGTCGCTCTGCCTACTTCCAGACTCATGTAAAAGAGAATTGCCTGCACTATGCCCGAAAAGTGGGCTACAGGTGAGTGCTCCCTAGCTCATTGCCCTGGTATTGCcggatgtgtgagtgtgtgtgagtgtgtgtgtgtgtgtgtgtgtgtgtgtgtgtgtgtgtgtggtggtggtgctggtgagatggttcagtgttacTGATgagtctaatgacctgagtttgatactctTTACcaacatgatagaaggagacaaaCACCTCCtgtgggttgtcctctgacctctacacccatgccatctctctctctctctctctctcacacacacacacacacacacacacacacacacacacacacacgtatacacgtacacacacacaaagtagattaaaataagtaaatacagttgttattgttatttttaaaagcccaaTAGGAAAATGTAAGACGGCTTACCGGATAAAGCATTTGCTACCCgagtgtgagaacctgagttcaaattcctagAACCTCTGTAAAACGTGGCATAGTAGCATGTGTTTGCAGTTCCAATGGTTTTATGGTGAAATGGGTAGAGATGGGAGAAAGTCTGGAAACCTGCAACGAGATAGGGTGGTACACACAAGAGTGAacaacagagaccctgtctcaaggtagAAGACAGGGACTGACACCTGAGTGCTCTCAACCTCCCCAGTTATGCTTTGACATGCCCACACTGTGCTCCATGAACACCTTCATACcggcacacacagcacacacacacatgcacacacatcacaatGCCAAATAGGAaggcctggatttgatccctaacACGATATAAAAAGACTgggcatgatagcacatgcctgttatcccagtacTTATGAGGTGGTGatggaaaatcaggagttcaaggctagcctgggctatctgaGACCCTGCTTCTGAAAACAAGCAAAAGCAATGTTGGCTGGTGGGTGGatagacattttgttttatagaggaaaggaaggatgagagaaaatgagtttttaaaagttaaatattaaaccgggtggtgtggtggtattgtgctccccaaaatattgtgcaccctaataaacttacctggggtcagaaaacagaacagccacaatattaaacatagaggttaggcagtggtagcacatgcctttaatcctagcataccAGAGGCaaaaatccgtctggatctctgtgagttcaaggccacattggaaacagccaggcatggtgacacacacctttaatcccagtaagtgagcctttaattccagggagtgatggcagaaagcagaaagatatataaggcgtgaagaacagaaactagaagcttttgtctggttaagcttttaggctttgagcagcacagttcagctgagattcattctggatgaggactcagagacttccagtctgaggaaacagggtcagctgaggaattgtcgaggtgaggtagctgtggcttgttctacttcactgaccttccagcgttcaccccaataactgccctcaggtttgttttattaataagtcctttaaagattcatgctacaaggtgGGGTGGCACATTCTTGTAATTCTagaatttgggaggtagaggcagggggatcaagtgCTCATGGTCACCCTTGGATACTTAGCAAATTTAAGGCTAACCCATATCACGGGAGACcatttcttaaaatacaaaagcgtggctggggagatggctcagtagatcaAGCTTGAGGAttagagtttggatccccagaacccacacaaaagccaggcaggaaccacagcactcaggaagcaagagGCAGTGGGTCCCCAGGGCAAGCACCCTAGCTAGAGTAGCGGGATTGGCATACTCTGGATTCAgggaaagaccctgcctcagtaaataaaatgaagaatggtAGAGGAAGACTCCATATCAGCCTCAGGCCGCTACACAGAACTGACTGTGCATATGTGTCCGCCCACAGGAGAGTATGTATACGCATACCACCTACATgtatgaaaaataagtaaaagaaacaaaaaacagaaaacccctcaaaacacaaaaatcaaattaaatattagaaaaaaatagccTTGAAGGGGAAGAGTATATTTAGTTCTTTGTCAGTTTGTCCAACTCCctccttgcttttgtttttttctttatttccttttgccTGTCTTATTCTGTAGGTCTGGCTGATCTCAAATTGTATCcctctttcctttgcttcctgagtgggtgtgcacatacatatactcacatacacacacacacacacacacacacacacacacacacacacgtacatgtatGCTATGTACATGTGCAACCGCATGTggcattttccccttttttatagACAAAGTCTCTGTATGTAGTCCATGTTGGCCTAGACCTCTGTATGTtactcaggctagcttcaaattcacagcctccttGATTTAGCCTCCCTAATGCTGGTGCTACAATTAGCACTGTCATACACTGTCATAGATTGTTAGTTtggttttaaaagtatatatatttacTGGAGCATTGGagacacatgcttataatctcagatctcagagatggctcagtggttaagagcacttcctgctgaATTCTGTTCCCTGTATTCACaacacaactgcctataacttcagctacagggaTTCAGTGccatcttttggcttctgtgggcatgCATACATGAGGCATACACATAGatgcacatccatacacataagaaaaaaaaaaaaaaagaccttaaggggttggggatttag
Protein-coding regions in this window:
- the Znf592 gene encoding zinc finger protein 592; translated protein: MGDMKTPDFDDLLAAFDIPDPTSLDAKEAIQTPSEENESPLKSSGMCMDESVSLSHSGSAPDVPAVSVIVKNTSRQESFEADKDHIAPSLLHNGFRGPDLPPDSHHCGKFESAFINGDSIRSFTGKLEPSKSEPLPTFNQFSPISSPEPEDPVKDNEFGIKSKHSDSYFPPPPGCGAVGGPVLEALGKFPVPELHMFDHFCKKEPKPEPLPLESPQEQERGGPKVSEPHKDLDSSRFFGDSLEFNSHSSNSIGEPKKLAPELSACSSVPPRQRLKPAHSKLSSCVAALVALQAKRVASVTKEDQPGHTKDSSGPTKEGSKGSPKMPKSPKSPRSPLEATRKSTKPPDSPRSVCSDCSGKGSPSVAASSPPAIPRVRIKTIKTSSGEIKRTVTRVLPDPDDPTKSPVESPVGSTIAEAPSEVPGNEGTALPVEDHFSEAGINSGSPQGDRKGDESMIKASDSSSPCRISGPRVPKGAALNSQTSKKQQSTALQASTLAPASLLPKAVHLANLNLVPHSVAASVTAKSSAQRRSQPQVTQMTVPLVHQVKKAAPLIVEVFNKVLHSSNPVPLYAPNLSPPVESRIHVPASGYCCLECGDAFALEKSLGQHYGRRSVHIEVLCTLCSKTLLFFNKCSLLRHARDHKSKGLVMQCSQLLVKPISADQMFVTAPVNSTTPATPAASSSPKPNPTSGNASPAIPALPLYPDPVRLIRYGTKCPECHKQMRDYMVLAAHFQRTTEETEGLTCQVCQMLLPNQCSFCAHQRIHAHKSPYCCPECGVLCRSAYFQTHVKENCLHYARKVGYRCIHCGVIHLTLALLKSHIQERHCQVFHKCAFCPMAFKTASSTMDHSTAQHPTQPHRPSQLIYKCSCEMVFNKKRHIQQHFYQNVSKTQAGVFKCPECPLLFLQKPELMQHVKSTHGVPRNVDELSSLQASADTSSSRPASRAPTEPPATGGAARGSSLTAGRWGRPEAHRRAEARPRMRSTGWTCQECQEWVPDRESYVSHMKKSHGRTLKRYPCRQCEQSFHTPSSLRKHIRNNHDTVKKVYTCGYCAEDSPSFPQPSLLESHISLMHGIRNPDLSQTSKARHPGGHSPQVNHLKRPVSRMADTPDPSNGMTVSSTKRHKALFQCAKCSFATDSEPEFQSHIPQHQVDSSTAQCLLCGLCYTSASSLNRHLFIVHKVRDQEEEEEEEEEEEEEEEETVEVKVEAVDPETCSGEEVAMETRENGLEECASEPLVADLKPRRSLGLSLEEDSTQGPQNQPQASQDQNSHALSPQV